Proteins found in one Methylobacterium sp. CB376 genomic segment:
- a CDS encoding Trm112 family protein: MADTPSVEPTRIDPKLLELLVCPLTKGRLEYDSARQELISRSAKLAYPIRDGIPIMLPEEARPLAE; this comes from the coding sequence ATGGCCGATACGCCCTCCGTCGAACCGACCCGCATCGACCCGAAGCTGCTGGAATTGCTGGTCTGCCCGCTCACCAAGGGCCGGCTCGAATACGATTCCGCCCGCCAGGAGCTGATCAGCCGCTCGGCCAAGCTCGCTTACCCGATCCGCGACGGGATCCCGATCATGCTGCCCGAGGAGGCCCGCCCGCTCGCCGAGTGA
- a CDS encoding helix-turn-helix domain-containing protein, protein MALAADRLRRTSQSLAAIAAALGSASEAAFRTQFRRRMGCTPGRYRRRG, encoded by the coding sequence ATGGCCCTCGCGGCCGACCGCCTGCGGCGGACGAGCCAGAGCCTCGCCGCCATCGCGGCCGCGCTCGGCTCCGCGTCCGAGGCGGCCTTCCGCACGCAATTCCGACGCCGGATGGGCTGCACGCCGGGCCGCTATCGCCGACGGGGATGA